A genomic segment from Tuwongella immobilis encodes:
- the miaA gene encoding tRNA (adenosine(37)-N6)-dimethylallyltransferase MiaA encodes MDWAKRRKIGARTFGEQTDVVVDPAIFADSLILTGPTASGKSALSLELAEQLNAEIIALDSMTLYRGMDIGTAKPSLSDQARIPHHLLDTLDPWESSSVVAWLEQAAACVQDIHSRGKQSLFVGGTPMYLKALLEGLFESPPADAQLRAELTAFGDEHGALALHRRLAEVDPVAAAKLHPNDTRRIVRALEVFTLTGTPISARQTQWSPANREPRPNDEPTVPRCLVIDRPRAEMHERINARVLAMLDAGWLDEVRALLALPHPLSREAAQAVGYAELAAHLRGEMTLPQAIDRIQARTRQFAKHQLTWFRGMPACRFCEGHLTSTLWNPKIEQAQRTDELRRHSVGSASIASRTASFLPPGSS; translated from the coding sequence GTGGATTGGGCCAAGCGGCGAAAAATCGGTGCAAGAACCTTTGGCGAGCAAACCGACGTGGTGGTGGATCCCGCAATTTTTGCCGATTCGTTGATTCTCACCGGGCCAACCGCTTCGGGCAAATCGGCATTGTCGCTGGAATTGGCCGAGCAGTTGAATGCCGAAATCATTGCGCTGGATTCGATGACCTTGTATCGGGGCATGGACATTGGCACCGCCAAGCCGAGTCTGTCCGATCAGGCCCGAATTCCGCATCACTTGTTGGATACGCTCGATCCCTGGGAATCCAGCAGCGTTGTGGCTTGGCTCGAACAGGCGGCCGCTTGTGTGCAAGACATCCACTCTCGTGGCAAACAATCGCTGTTTGTCGGGGGGACGCCGATGTATCTGAAGGCATTATTGGAAGGACTGTTTGAGTCCCCGCCCGCCGATGCCCAACTCCGCGCCGAACTCACCGCCTTCGGCGACGAACACGGCGCACTGGCTTTGCATCGACGGTTGGCGGAAGTCGATCCCGTCGCCGCGGCCAAACTGCACCCCAACGATACCCGCCGCATCGTGCGCGCGCTAGAAGTATTCACGCTGACAGGTACCCCGATTTCAGCCCGACAAACGCAATGGTCCCCCGCCAATCGTGAGCCACGGCCCAACGATGAACCAACTGTCCCACGATGTTTGGTGATCGATCGACCACGCGCGGAGATGCACGAGCGCATCAACGCCCGGGTGCTGGCGATGCTCGACGCGGGCTGGTTGGACGAAGTGCGGGCCTTGCTGGCGCTGCCCCATCCGCTGAGTCGAGAAGCCGCCCAAGCGGTGGGCTACGCGGAACTGGCCGCGCATCTGCGAGGCGAAATGACCTTGCCGCAGGCGATTGATCGCATCCAGGCACGAACGCGACAATTTGCCAAGCATCAACTGACTTGGTTTCGGGGCATGCCCGCTTGCCGATTTTGCGAAGGGCATTTGACATCCACTCTGTGGAACCCCAAAATAGAGCAAGCCCAACGCACCGACGAACTCCGCCGACACTCGGTCGGATCGGCGTCGATCGCCAGCCGTACCGCGTCGTTTCTGCCGCCGGGGTCATCATGA
- a CDS encoding HEAT repeat domain-containing protein — MQTTSAWRRRPSRITTWPVGIEALVLLSPTILLASLLGVVAPAQRTVLIVRLCITLLLALLGWTSVRGRIPLSGQVLFTSIPLLLWLETDRTTLGENTRMLVLGIAWLTPGLVLIGDVLGSSMLAHLRPAHRWTKMIVSRSQWPRTTVEIQQLPEVIGLREATIEDALPALHLLRDSRRPVQLAALAVLEGRSTWAPGQAELVLKYLESAEEPITRAAAIRALSWIDDPRVIDTMIHFLGDSLASVRLAALESLMTKPERRWPTIRQPIHVMLSDPRFSPDGPLPWSGPVLPPPVVVDLLHWSSEGNVIAPRATATLMRHYRQALTEGNAAMVLAELRMRVLDAKLAVIFRIDAAQLLRDYDALDQQLLEQMLKSGEPSPLRLLAVEILLSRDPHSNSVETLREIARQPNRELALQTAAIVQRYLKIDLGLPRNQPLPQLHTREAAEVTRRVMQWANDELHSPATSQTSLNSLGSLLIRPNPLLGGAAPGTPPRPTQASSQPEVPPDVRQTPSNPTPPPPPPKPDNNWNW; from the coding sequence ATGCAAACCACCAGCGCCTGGCGTCGTCGCCCCAGCCGGATCACCACCTGGCCTGTGGGGATTGAAGCGCTGGTTCTCTTGTCGCCCACGATTTTGCTCGCCAGTCTCCTCGGAGTGGTCGCACCTGCGCAGCGCACAGTCCTGATTGTTCGCCTGTGTATCACCCTCCTGCTCGCCCTCTTGGGGTGGACCAGCGTTCGCGGTCGAATCCCCCTCAGTGGGCAGGTGCTCTTCACGTCGATTCCCTTGCTGTTATGGCTGGAAACCGACCGAACCACCCTCGGGGAAAATACGCGCATGCTGGTGCTGGGAATCGCATGGCTCACCCCCGGATTGGTCCTGATTGGCGACGTGCTGGGGAGTTCCATGCTGGCACATTTGCGACCGGCCCACCGCTGGACGAAAATGATTGTGTCGCGCAGTCAATGGCCTCGCACGACGGTCGAAATCCAACAGCTTCCCGAAGTCATCGGACTGCGAGAAGCGACGATTGAGGATGCCCTGCCCGCCCTGCATCTGCTGCGCGACTCCCGACGCCCCGTGCAACTGGCGGCCCTTGCCGTCTTGGAAGGCCGCAGCACCTGGGCACCAGGCCAAGCCGAACTCGTGTTGAAATACCTCGAATCCGCTGAGGAGCCGATCACTCGGGCTGCGGCGATTCGCGCCTTATCTTGGATTGATGACCCGCGAGTCATCGATACCATGATTCATTTTTTGGGCGACAGTCTGGCATCCGTGCGATTAGCGGCCCTCGAATCGCTGATGACCAAACCCGAACGACGCTGGCCGACGATCCGCCAACCGATCCATGTCATGCTCAGCGATCCGCGATTTTCGCCGGATGGCCCCCTGCCCTGGAGCGGACCGGTGCTCCCACCGCCGGTGGTCGTCGATCTGCTGCACTGGAGCAGCGAGGGGAATGTGATCGCCCCGCGTGCCACGGCGACGTTGATGCGCCACTATCGTCAGGCATTGACCGAAGGCAATGCCGCGATGGTACTTGCGGAATTACGCATGCGGGTTTTGGATGCAAAGTTAGCCGTGATTTTCCGGATCGATGCGGCCCAATTACTCCGCGATTACGATGCATTGGATCAGCAATTGTTAGAACAAATGCTCAAATCCGGTGAACCCTCTCCACTGCGATTGCTGGCGGTCGAGATTCTGCTCAGTCGCGATCCGCACTCCAACTCGGTGGAGACGCTTCGAGAAATCGCCCGGCAACCGAACCGCGAACTGGCCCTGCAAACCGCCGCGATTGTGCAGCGCTATCTGAAAATCGATCTGGGTTTACCACGCAATCAGCCGTTGCCCCAACTGCATACCCGAGAAGCGGCGGAAGTCACGCGCCGGGTGATGCAATGGGCCAACGATGAGCTGCATTCGCCGGCAACGTCACAAACCAGCTTGAATAGTCTGGGTTCGCTGCTCATTCGCCCCAATCCGCTGCTGGGTGGAGCGGCACCGGGCACTCCTCCGCGACCGACGCAAGCCAGCTCCCAGCCAGAAGTTCCGCCCGATGTGCGTCAAACTCCGAGCAATCCGACTCCCCCCCCACCACCGCCCAAACCGGACAACAATTGGAATTGGTGA
- a CDS encoding dTDP-4-dehydrorhamnose 3,5-epimerase family protein, with the protein MEFRDGPIDGIIWKSLRFFKDHRGWLVELFRHDELDAQWHPVMAYVSMTEPGVARGPHEHVDQADYFCFYGPSNFKVYLWDNRPSSPTYGNREIRLVGADDPYALVVPPGVVHAYKNAGDVQGIVLNAANRLYKGWGKTEPVDEIRHEEHADSIYKLI; encoded by the coding sequence GTGGAATTTCGTGACGGACCGATTGACGGCATCATTTGGAAATCCCTGCGATTTTTCAAGGATCATCGCGGTTGGCTGGTCGAATTGTTTCGGCACGATGAACTCGATGCGCAATGGCACCCGGTGATGGCGTATGTCTCGATGACCGAGCCGGGAGTTGCCCGCGGCCCGCATGAGCATGTCGATCAGGCCGATTATTTCTGCTTCTACGGCCCATCGAATTTCAAGGTGTATTTGTGGGACAATCGTCCCAGTTCGCCGACGTATGGGAACCGCGAAATTCGCCTGGTCGGGGCCGATGATCCGTATGCGTTGGTGGTGCCGCCTGGGGTTGTGCATGCGTACAAAAATGCAGGCGATGTCCAGGGAATCGTCCTGAATGCAGCCAATCGCTTGTACAAGGGTTGGGGCAAAACCGAGCCGGTGGATGAAATCCGTCACGAAGAACACGCGGATTCCATTTACAAACTGATCTAA
- a CDS encoding ATP-binding protein, whose protein sequence is MSIANGPIHREENIPSDLGEARRIQADVAEALQNQGYAEEDVFAIKLAVEEALVNAIKHGNQMDPAKRVEILYQISPNRFHIRIADEGPGFDPDDVPDPCDPENLERECGRGLLLMRYYMTELVYHGKGNVVTMTKTRE, encoded by the coding sequence ATGTCGATTGCGAACGGCCCAATCCATCGAGAAGAGAACATTCCAAGCGACCTCGGCGAGGCACGCCGCATTCAAGCCGACGTCGCCGAAGCCCTCCAAAACCAAGGATACGCCGAAGAAGACGTCTTTGCCATCAAATTGGCAGTTGAAGAAGCACTCGTCAACGCAATCAAGCATGGCAACCAGATGGACCCCGCCAAACGCGTGGAAATCCTCTACCAAATCTCGCCCAATCGCTTCCATATTCGCATCGCCGACGAAGGCCCAGGCTTCGATCCCGATGATGTCCCCGACCCCTGCGACCCGGAAAACCTCGAACGGGAATGCGGGCGTGGACTGCTGCTCATGCGCTATTACATGACCGAATTGGTCTACCACGGCAAAGGCAATGTCGTCACCATGACCAAGACCCGCGAATGA
- a CDS encoding FHA domain-containing protein, translating into MKTVTFQVLDGIDKGRVFRDMAIPVTIGREEGNLLRLNDERVSRYHAKVQLEDGDVILTDLDSTNGTRVNGQPVQIRRLRPGDQIIIGRSTLMFGTTEEIANYQAAQRASQGGAPLNIPDGKTHLGELPDDAGFAVNLDGAPLPPNWNASDTDRPPLPQKLNAAQSARLAEVFDFLHRGISQAMETIEATDDRQQIKMSFGEWQTLQAVQKFLAQYSREIAEPTES; encoded by the coding sequence ATGAAGACTGTGACGTTTCAGGTTCTCGATGGCATCGACAAGGGCCGCGTCTTCCGCGACATGGCGATTCCGGTCACCATTGGCCGCGAAGAAGGCAACTTGTTGCGCCTCAATGATGAACGAGTCAGCCGCTATCACGCCAAAGTGCAATTGGAAGATGGCGACGTGATCCTGACGGATCTGGACAGCACCAACGGCACCCGTGTGAATGGGCAGCCAGTGCAGATCCGCCGCCTTCGTCCCGGCGATCAAATCATCATCGGCCGCTCCACGTTGATGTTCGGCACCACCGAAGAAATTGCCAATTATCAGGCCGCGCAACGCGCCTCGCAGGGGGGGGCACCGCTGAATATTCCCGACGGGAAAACCCACCTGGGCGAACTGCCGGATGATGCAGGATTTGCGGTCAACCTGGACGGTGCGCCGCTGCCACCGAATTGGAATGCCTCCGATACCGATCGCCCGCCGCTGCCGCAAAAATTGAACGCGGCGCAATCGGCCCGACTCGCGGAAGTCTTCGATTTTCTGCATCGCGGAATCAGCCAAGCGATGGAAACCATCGAAGCGACCGACGACCGTCAGCAGATCAAAATGAGCTTCGGGGAATGGCAAACCCTGCAAGCCGTGCAGAAATTCCTGGCCCAATATTCGCGGGAAATCGCCGAACCAACGGAATCGTAA
- a CDS encoding STAS domain-containing protein — MTSQPRKRRLDVEDHGDIAVVTFIDNKIIDEQNINAIGEDLVRLVEELGRRKILLNFSRVEFLSSAALGKLINLNRKLQGVKGTLVLCGISKEISEVFKITRLDKLFKIKATESEALASF, encoded by the coding sequence ATGACTTCGCAACCCCGCAAGCGGCGTCTCGATGTCGAAGATCACGGCGATATCGCAGTGGTCACGTTCATCGACAATAAAATCATCGACGAACAAAACATCAATGCCATTGGGGAAGATCTGGTGCGTCTGGTGGAAGAACTCGGCCGCCGAAAGATTCTCTTGAACTTCAGCCGCGTCGAATTCCTCTCCTCCGCCGCCCTGGGGAAGCTGATTAACCTCAACCGCAAGCTGCAAGGCGTCAAAGGCACGCTCGTGCTCTGCGGCATCTCCAAGGAAATCAGCGAAGTCTTTAAGATCACCCGCTTAGACAAGCTGTTCAAAATCAAAGCCACAGAATCCGAAGCACTGGCTTCCTTCTAA
- the mutS gene encoding DNA mismatch repair protein MutS, whose translation MTTPMMQQYHAAKAQHPGMLLLFRMGDFYETFGEDAEIAARVLGLTLTSRDKSMPMAGFPHPALENHLRKLLAAGLRVSICDQVEDPAQAKGLVRREVTRVVTPGTITEDEMLDPRRPNHLLAIVPSRQTVGVAWVELSTGFFFAADFPKSHAADEISRLHAAEALLAQSEFDRLDETLSRRLPRTLASRPDWTFDPETTKAALHSHFQVATMTGYGFHDDQACVIAAGALLIYLQETLKASLKHLRQLRPYRAETVLLLDETTRRSLELTRTLRDGQRDGSLLAVMDRTVTAMGARMLHDAILAPLTDRATIEARLDAVDECVREHTLRSELRELLEQVPDLQRLTSRVSTGRATPRDLTAVGRALRLLPRVKAKITSRKSPLLNELESQIELCPDLRELLDRALADEPPMNPRDGGVIRPGFHRGLDELRDLARNGKDWIARYQAAEITRTNIPSLKVGFNQVFGYYIEITNTHSTKVPPEYIRKQTLKNCERYITPELKEYEEKVLSAEEKSQALEVELFTEIRDAVAGQTARLLNTAEVLATIDFLTGLAELAATRNYVRPQLHDEPILELRDARHPVLDQTLPPGTFVPNDAILGPDVGHFWLITGPNMSGKSTFIRQVALLTLMAHLGSFVPAKAARVGITDRIFTRVGASDELSRGQSTFMVEMTEAANILNNASPRSLVILDEIGRGTSTYDGVSLAWAITEYLHDQIQCRALFATHYHELSQLADSLPRLRNYHVQVRELDHEVIFLHQIGPGSAAKSYGIHVAKLAGVPEMVLQRAGSILGTLETRHQLPTTPRPPVEPRPVPIDMPQPVVVSADPSATDGVTMPPERPRRRRAMPAGPSLFGGVDETGADAHNPQS comes from the coding sequence ATGACCACCCCCATGATGCAGCAGTATCACGCCGCCAAAGCCCAACATCCAGGCATGCTGCTGCTCTTTCGCATGGGTGATTTCTACGAAACCTTCGGCGAAGATGCCGAAATCGCCGCTCGCGTCCTCGGTCTGACCCTCACCAGCCGCGATAAGTCGATGCCCATGGCCGGGTTCCCGCATCCCGCACTGGAAAACCACCTTCGCAAACTCCTCGCCGCTGGCCTGCGCGTCTCCATCTGCGACCAGGTCGAAGACCCCGCCCAAGCCAAAGGGCTCGTCCGCCGCGAGGTCACTCGAGTCGTCACACCGGGCACCATCACCGAAGATGAGATGCTCGACCCACGCCGGCCCAATCATCTTCTGGCGATTGTCCCATCGCGGCAAACCGTTGGCGTGGCATGGGTTGAGTTATCCACCGGCTTCTTCTTTGCCGCCGATTTCCCGAAATCCCACGCTGCCGACGAAATCAGCCGCCTCCACGCCGCTGAGGCACTTTTAGCCCAAAGTGAGTTTGACCGTCTCGACGAAACCCTCTCCCGCCGACTCCCGCGCACACTCGCCAGCCGCCCCGATTGGACCTTCGACCCCGAAACCACCAAGGCGGCCCTGCACAGTCACTTCCAAGTGGCGACGATGACCGGCTACGGATTTCATGACGATCAGGCGTGCGTCATTGCTGCGGGGGCGCTCCTGATCTACCTGCAAGAAACACTCAAAGCCAGCCTCAAGCATTTGCGACAACTGCGCCCCTATCGTGCGGAAACCGTGCTGCTCTTGGACGAAACCACCCGCCGCAGCCTGGAACTGACCCGCACCCTGCGCGACGGACAACGCGATGGCTCGCTGCTGGCGGTGATGGATCGCACCGTCACCGCCATGGGGGCACGCATGCTGCACGATGCCATTCTCGCCCCACTGACCGATCGTGCGACAATCGAAGCCCGGCTCGATGCGGTCGATGAATGTGTCCGCGAACACACCCTCCGTTCGGAACTCCGCGAATTACTCGAACAAGTGCCCGACCTTCAACGGCTGACCTCCCGCGTCAGCACCGGCCGCGCCACCCCCCGCGACCTCACCGCCGTGGGGCGTGCCTTGCGATTATTGCCCCGTGTCAAAGCCAAGATCACCTCGCGCAAATCCCCATTGCTGAACGAGTTAGAATCGCAGATCGAACTCTGCCCCGACCTGCGTGAACTGCTGGATCGCGCCCTGGCCGATGAGCCGCCGATGAATCCGCGGGATGGCGGCGTCATCCGCCCCGGCTTCCATCGTGGCTTGGACGAACTGCGCGACCTCGCACGCAATGGCAAAGATTGGATTGCCCGCTATCAGGCAGCCGAAATTACTCGCACGAATATCCCTAGCTTAAAAGTCGGGTTCAATCAGGTCTTCGGATACTACATCGAAATTACGAATACGCATTCGACGAAGGTGCCACCCGAATACATTCGGAAACAAACGCTCAAGAATTGCGAACGCTACATCACCCCCGAATTGAAGGAATACGAAGAGAAAGTCCTCTCCGCCGAGGAAAAGTCGCAAGCCCTGGAAGTGGAACTATTTACGGAAATTCGAGATGCCGTTGCCGGGCAGACCGCCCGCTTGCTCAATACCGCGGAAGTGCTTGCCACCATTGACTTTCTGACCGGATTGGCCGAACTCGCCGCCACCCGCAATTACGTTCGCCCGCAACTGCACGATGAGCCGATTCTGGAACTCCGCGATGCCCGCCACCCGGTGCTGGATCAGACGCTACCACCGGGGACGTTTGTGCCCAACGACGCGATTCTGGGGCCCGATGTTGGGCATTTCTGGCTGATTACCGGCCCGAACATGAGCGGCAAATCGACCTTTATTCGCCAAGTTGCCCTGCTGACCCTGATGGCCCATCTGGGTAGTTTTGTCCCCGCGAAGGCTGCGCGAGTTGGCATCACCGACCGCATTTTCACCCGCGTCGGAGCGTCTGACGAATTGAGTCGCGGGCAAAGCACGTTCATGGTCGAAATGACCGAAGCCGCCAACATTCTGAACAACGCCAGCCCGCGAAGCCTGGTCATTTTGGACGAAATCGGCCGTGGCACCAGCACTTACGACGGCGTGTCGCTGGCGTGGGCGATCACCGAATACCTCCACGATCAAATCCAGTGCCGAGCATTATTCGCCACCCACTATCACGAATTGTCGCAACTCGCCGACTCACTACCTCGACTGCGGAATTATCACGTTCAGGTGCGAGAATTGGATCACGAAGTCATCTTCCTGCACCAAATTGGGCCAGGCAGCGCGGCGAAAAGTTACGGCATCCACGTTGCCAAATTGGCAGGGGTGCCGGAGATGGTGTTGCAGCGTGCGGGTTCGATTTTGGGCACGCTCGAAACTCGGCACCAACTTCCGACCACGCCTCGCCCGCCGGTCGAACCTCGCCCCGTTCCTATCGATATGCCGCAACCCGTTGTGGTATCAGCAGATCCATCTGCAACAGACGGTGTCACCATGCCCCCGGAACGCCCCCGTCGCCGCCGCGCGATGCCAGCAGGGCCATCGTTGTTTGGTGGAGTTGACGAAACGGGAGCCGATGCGCACAATCCGCAGAGTTAA
- a CDS encoding type 1 glutamine amidotransferase domain-containing protein, which yields MKALILLADGFEDLQLFAPWYRLREENVRITIATPWGQEATGSHGYVVEADSPIAEINPNEYDLLVIPGGQAPARLRLREDAVGIARTFLEDGRRVAAIDHGVQLLISAGGLDSRKVTCHPSIRDDVRFAGANYRDEAVVVDGSLLTGRGNEDLPQFCRSLVAGLAVRA from the coding sequence ATGAAAGCGCTGATTCTGCTGGCTGACGGGTTTGAAGACCTCCAGTTATTTGCCCCGTGGTATCGGCTTCGAGAAGAGAATGTCCGCATTACCATTGCAACGCCCTGGGGGCAGGAGGCAACGGGCAGCCATGGCTATGTGGTGGAGGCAGATTCGCCCATTGCTGAGATCAATCCCAACGAATATGATCTGCTCGTGATCCCCGGTGGCCAAGCGCCGGCTCGACTTCGGTTGCGGGAAGATGCGGTTGGCATCGCTCGCACGTTCCTCGAAGATGGTCGGCGGGTGGCGGCCATCGATCACGGTGTGCAGCTGCTGATTAGTGCGGGGGGGCTGGATAGCCGCAAGGTGACGTGCCATCCCTCGATTCGGGACGATGTCCGGTTTGCGGGCGCGAACTACCGCGATGAGGCGGTCGTGGTCGATGGCTCGCTGTTGACCGGGCGTGGCAATGAGGATCTGCCGCAATTCTGCCGAAGCCTGGTTGCGGGCTTGGCGGTGCGAGCGTAA
- a CDS encoding protein kinase domain-containing protein: protein MKQPPDRWLEQLLLEGVLIPEDWEALSEDKRADICRLTNRDAAISALVEAKLLTTFQAYRLRYGSCEGLVLGNYRLIDRIGAGGMATVFRAEHRRLRQAVAIKVYVASADQDPRSLTRFYTEARAIARLQHPHILHAIDAGEVLVQQVPWHYFVTELIPGRNLETIVQDDGPLDPPQACSLIHQIADALQAAHEAGLIHRDIKPSNIMVTPDGQAKLLDFGLTLAPGSRRVTDPGAILGTVGYIAPEQVRDATRVDARADLFSLGCTLFWALTGTDPFPSHTGAIQDLLRRLNQAPPSARAIRPSLPLALDLLIQRLMDPNPDLRYPSAQAVMGVLYPFWDARHHDLPVSLPTIAESRGPVALPTFASGAPRQHRVLIADDERSIRMLCSSALQNDRMLVDVVDNGRDAIDYLMKQSADLLLLDINMPEINGVEVLRYVRELNQHTHLKVMMFSGHSSSDELARLLSEGADDFLIKPFSIVQLRARVRNVLRLKDVQERSDQLNQHLLAVNSELERNLQIHDGDLLRSRGALVLAVTKLVEQRTHESAAHLLRLQRNARLLCEEAAQMAGFQGLMDETFIRTLEDSIPLHDIGKIALPDYILLKPGRLDAEERLYMEAHTTIGATTLAEVVRVHGFAAGFLQMAVDVARHHHERWDGNGYPDRLSGIDIPLAARITTIVDVYDALRSQRNYKPALSHHSAMAAMLQASEGQFDPQLLQAFARIAPQMERIFREMPN, encoded by the coding sequence ATGAAACAGCCACCTGATCGTTGGTTGGAACAACTGCTCCTCGAAGGGGTGCTGATCCCCGAGGATTGGGAGGCACTTTCGGAAGACAAGCGCGCGGATATCTGCCGACTCACCAATCGAGATGCGGCGATTAGTGCGTTGGTGGAAGCGAAACTGCTGACGACCTTTCAGGCGTACCGTCTTCGCTATGGGAGTTGCGAAGGACTGGTGCTGGGGAATTATCGCTTAATTGATCGAATTGGTGCCGGTGGCATGGCGACGGTGTTTCGTGCCGAGCATCGCCGACTGCGTCAAGCGGTGGCCATCAAGGTGTATGTGGCCTCGGCCGATCAGGATCCGCGGTCGCTGACCCGCTTCTATACCGAAGCCCGCGCCATTGCCCGATTGCAGCATCCGCACATTCTGCATGCCATCGATGCCGGTGAAGTATTGGTGCAACAGGTTCCCTGGCATTACTTTGTGACGGAACTCATTCCCGGTCGCAATCTCGAAACCATCGTCCAAGATGATGGTCCGCTCGATCCGCCGCAGGCATGTTCGCTGATTCATCAGATTGCCGATGCCCTTCAGGCCGCCCATGAAGCTGGGCTCATTCATCGGGATATCAAACCGTCGAATATTATGGTGACGCCCGATGGACAGGCCAAATTGCTCGATTTCGGTCTGACACTCGCTCCGGGGTCGCGGCGAGTGACCGATCCCGGGGCAATTCTGGGAACGGTGGGATACATCGCCCCCGAACAGGTGCGCGACGCCACACGAGTCGATGCACGGGCCGATTTGTTTTCGCTTGGTTGTACGCTATTTTGGGCATTGACGGGGACCGATCCATTTCCATCGCATACGGGTGCGATCCAGGATTTGTTGCGGCGTTTGAATCAAGCCCCCCCGTCCGCTCGGGCCATTCGTCCCAGTTTACCGTTGGCATTGGACTTGTTGATTCAGCGGCTGATGGACCCAAACCCTGATCTGCGTTACCCTTCCGCTCAAGCGGTGATGGGGGTGTTGTATCCGTTTTGGGATGCTCGCCATCACGATTTGCCCGTCTCGCTGCCGACGATTGCGGAGAGTCGCGGGCCGGTTGCGCTGCCGACGTTCGCTTCCGGGGCTCCTCGCCAACATCGAGTGCTGATCGCCGATGATGAACGCTCCATTCGCATGCTCTGTTCCAGTGCTTTGCAGAACGACCGAATGCTCGTAGATGTGGTGGATAATGGCCGAGATGCGATTGATTATTTGATGAAGCAGTCGGCAGATTTGCTGTTGCTGGACATCAACATGCCGGAAATCAACGGCGTGGAGGTGTTGCGGTATGTTCGAGAATTGAATCAACACACGCATCTGAAAGTGATGATGTTCTCGGGGCACTCTTCCAGTGACGAATTGGCCCGGTTACTGTCAGAAGGTGCCGATGACTTTCTCATTAAACCCTTTAGCATTGTGCAGTTACGCGCACGGGTCCGAAATGTGCTGCGGCTCAAAGATGTGCAAGAGCGATCGGATCAACTCAATCAGCATCTCTTGGCGGTGAATTCGGAGTTGGAGCGAAATCTGCAAATTCACGACGGCGATCTGTTGCGGTCCCGGGGGGCGTTGGTGCTGGCCGTTACCAAATTGGTCGAGCAACGCACGCATGAATCCGCAGCGCATCTCCTTCGCCTGCAACGGAATGCGCGATTGCTCTGCGAAGAAGCGGCACAAATGGCCGGCTTCCAAGGGCTGATGGATGAGACATTCATTCGCACACTTGAGGACAGCATCCCACTTCACGATATTGGTAAGATCGCGCTGCCGGATTACATCCTCTTGAAGCCGGGCCGGTTGGATGCGGAGGAGCGGTTATATATGGAGGCACACACCACGATTGGAGCGACGACCTTGGCGGAAGTTGTTCGTGTGCATGGGTTTGCGGCGGGGTTCCTGCAAATGGCCGTCGATGTGGCGCGGCATCATCATGAACGCTGGGACGGCAACGGCTATCCGGATCGGCTTTCGGGGATTGACATTCCCCTCGCCGCGCGGATTACCACCATCGTCGATGTCTACGATGCCCTTCGTTCGCAACGGAATTATAAGCCGGCATTGTCCCATCATTCGGCGATGGCCGCGATGTTGCAGGCATCCGAAGGGCAATTCGATCCACAATTGCTGCAAGCCTTTGCGCGAATTGCCCCGCAGATGGAGCGGATATTTCGAGAGATGCCCAATTAA